Proteins encoded in a region of the Homo sapiens chromosome 20, GRCh38.p14 Primary Assembly genome:
- the SNPH gene encoding syntaphilin isoform 3 (isoform 3 is encoded by transcript variant 4) — protein sequence MPGSGPSERMTWPGPALSAGPPTRPLSSAPGIPPIPPLTRTHSLMAMSLPGSRRTSAGSRSGGTLGRSGLAVFAQCPQLPASQNEHLPLLPASRRTSPPVSVRDAYGTSSLSSSSNSGSYKGSDSSPTPRRSMKYTLCSDNHGIKPPTPEQYLTPLQQKEVCIRHLKARLKDTQDRLQDRDTEIDDLKTQLSRMQEDWIEEECHRVEAQLALKEARKEIKQLKQVIDTVKNNLIDKDKGLQKYFVDINIQNKKLETLLHSMEVAQNGMAKEDGTGESAGGSPARSLTRSSTYTKLSDPAVCGDRQPGDPSSGSAEDGADSGFAAADDTLSRTDALEASSLLSSGVDCGTEETSLHSSFGLGPRFPASNTYEKLLCGMEAGVQASCMQERAIQTDFVQYQPDLDTILEKVTQAQVCGTDPESGDRCPELDAHPSGPRDPNSAVVVTVGDELEAPEPITRGPTPQRPGANPNPGQSVSVVCPMEEEEEAAVAEKEPKSYWSRHYIVDLLAVVVPAVPTVAWLCRSQRRQGQPIYNISSLLRGCCTVALHSIRRISCRSLSQPSPSPAGGGSQL from the exons ATGCCGGGCAGCGGCCCCAGCGAGAGGATGACGTGGCCTGGCCCGGCCCTTTCTGCGGGCCCCCCAACCCGCCCTCTCTCCTCAGCCCCCGGGATACCGCCCATCCCACCCCTTACTCGGACCCACAGCCTCATGGCCATGTCCCTGCCAGGAAGTAGACGGACCTCTGCTGGATCACGCAG CGGGGGCACTTTGGGCCGCAGCGGCCTGGCAGTGTTCGCCCAGTGTCCGCAGCTGCCCGCCAGCCAGAACGAGCACCTGCctcttcttcctgcctccaggCGCACCTCTCCACCTGTGAGCGTGCGGGATGCCTACGGCACCTCTTcgctcagcagcagcagcaattcTGGCTCCTACAAGGGCAGTGACAGCAGTCCCACGCCAAG GCGCTCCATGAAATACACGCTGTGCAGTGACAACCATGGCATCAAGCCCCCGACCCCGGAGCAGTACCTGACCCCCCTGCAGCAGAAGGAGGTGTGCATCCGGCACCTGAAAGCCCGGCTGAAGGACACACAGGACCGGCTCCAGGACCG GGACACAGAGATTGATGACCTGAAGACGCAGCTGTCACGCATGCAGGAGGACTGGATTGAGGAGGAGTGCCACCGCGTGGAGGCCCAGCTGGCCCTGAAGGAGGCCCGAAAGGAGATCAAGCAGCTCAAGCAGGTCATCGACACTGTCAAGAACAACCTGATTGACAAGGACAAGGGGCTGCAGAAGTACTTCGTGGACATCAACATCCAGAACAAGAAGCTGGAGACGCTGCTGCACAGCATGGAGGTGGCCCAGAATGGCATGGCCAAGGAGGATGGCACTGGGGAGTCAGCCGGTGGGTCCCCTGCCCGCTCCCTCACCCGCAGCTCCACCTACACCAAGCTGAGTGACCCGGCTGTCTGTGGTGACCGCCAGCCGGGTGATCCCTCCAGCGGCTCTGCTGAGGATGGGGCAGACAGTGGCTTTGCAGCAGCCGATGACACACTGAGCCGGACGGACGCGCTGGAAGCCAGCAGCCTGCTGTCGTCGGGGGTGGACTGTGGCACCGAGGAGACCTCGCTGCACAGCTCCTTCGGCCTGGGCCCCCGCTTCCCTGCCAGCAACACCTATGAGAAGCTGCTGTGTGGCATGGAGGCTGGTGTGCAGGCCAGCTGCATGCAGGAGCGTGCCATCCAGACAGACTTCGTGCAGTACCAGCCTGACCTTGACACCATCCTGGAGAAAGTGACCCAGGCCCAGGTCTGTGGGACAGACCCTGAGTCAGGGGACAGGTGCCCAGAGCTGGATGCCCACCCTTCAGGGCCCAGAGACCCCAACTCAGCAGTGGTGGTGACAGTGGGTGATGAGCTAGAGGCCCCAGAGCCCATCACCCGTGGACCCACCCCACAGCGGCCTGGTGCCAACCCCAACCCTGGCCAGTCGGTGAGCGTGGTGTGCCccatggaagaggaggaggaggctgccgTGGCTGAGAAGGAGCCCAAGAGCTACTGGAGCCGCCACTACATCGTGGAtctgctggctgtggtggtgccgGCCGTGCCCACGGTGGCCTGGCTTTGCCGCTCCCAGCGGCGCCAGGGCCAGCCCATCTACAACATCAGCTCCCTGCTGCGGGGCTGCTGCACTGTGGCCTTGCACTCCATCCGCAGGATCAGCTGCCGCTCGCTGAGCCAGCCGAGTCCCAGCCCAGCGGGCGGCGGCTCCCAGCTCTGA
- the SNPH gene encoding syntaphilin isoform 1 (isoform 1 is encoded by transcript variant 1) produces MPGSGPSERMTWPGPALSAGPPTRPLSSAPGIPPIPPLTRTHSLMAMSLPGSRRTSAGSRRRTSPPVSVRDAYGTSSLSSSSNSGSYKGSDSSPTPRRSMKYTLCSDNHGIKPPTPEQYLTPLQQKEVCIRHLKARLKDTQDRLQDRDTEIDDLKTQLSRMQEDWIEEECHRVEAQLALKEARKEIKQLKQVIDTVKNNLIDKDKGLQKYFVDINIQNKKLETLLHSMEVAQNGMAKEDGTGESAGGSPARSLTRSSTYTKLSDPAVCGDRQPGDPSSGSAEDGADSGFAAADDTLSRTDALEASSLLSSGVDCGTEETSLHSSFGLGPRFPASNTYEKLLCGMEAGVQASCMQERAIQTDFVQYQPDLDTILEKVTQAQVCGTDPESGDRCPELDAHPSGPRDPNSAVVVTVGDELEAPEPITRGPTPQRPGANPNPGQSVSVVCPMEEEEEAAVAEKEPKSYWSRHYIVDLLAVVVPAVPTVAWLCRSQRRQGQPIYNISSLLRGCCTVALHSIRRISCRSLSQPSPSPAGGGSQL; encoded by the exons ATGCCGGGCAGCGGCCCCAGCGAGAGGATGACGTGGCCTGGCCCGGCCCTTTCTGCGGGCCCCCCAACCCGCCCTCTCTCCTCAGCCCCCGGGATACCGCCCATCCCACCCCTTACTCGGACCCACAGCCTCATGGCCATGTCCCTGCCAGGAAGTAGACGGACCTCTGCTGGATCACGCAG gCGCACCTCTCCACCTGTGAGCGTGCGGGATGCCTACGGCACCTCTTcgctcagcagcagcagcaattcTGGCTCCTACAAGGGCAGTGACAGCAGTCCCACGCCAAG GCGCTCCATGAAATACACGCTGTGCAGTGACAACCATGGCATCAAGCCCCCGACCCCGGAGCAGTACCTGACCCCCCTGCAGCAGAAGGAGGTGTGCATCCGGCACCTGAAAGCCCGGCTGAAGGACACACAGGACCGGCTCCAGGACCG GGACACAGAGATTGATGACCTGAAGACGCAGCTGTCACGCATGCAGGAGGACTGGATTGAGGAGGAGTGCCACCGCGTGGAGGCCCAGCTGGCCCTGAAGGAGGCCCGAAAGGAGATCAAGCAGCTCAAGCAGGTCATCGACACTGTCAAGAACAACCTGATTGACAAGGACAAGGGGCTGCAGAAGTACTTCGTGGACATCAACATCCAGAACAAGAAGCTGGAGACGCTGCTGCACAGCATGGAGGTGGCCCAGAATGGCATGGCCAAGGAGGATGGCACTGGGGAGTCAGCCGGTGGGTCCCCTGCCCGCTCCCTCACCCGCAGCTCCACCTACACCAAGCTGAGTGACCCGGCTGTCTGTGGTGACCGCCAGCCGGGTGATCCCTCCAGCGGCTCTGCTGAGGATGGGGCAGACAGTGGCTTTGCAGCAGCCGATGACACACTGAGCCGGACGGACGCGCTGGAAGCCAGCAGCCTGCTGTCGTCGGGGGTGGACTGTGGCACCGAGGAGACCTCGCTGCACAGCTCCTTCGGCCTGGGCCCCCGCTTCCCTGCCAGCAACACCTATGAGAAGCTGCTGTGTGGCATGGAGGCTGGTGTGCAGGCCAGCTGCATGCAGGAGCGTGCCATCCAGACAGACTTCGTGCAGTACCAGCCTGACCTTGACACCATCCTGGAGAAAGTGACCCAGGCCCAGGTCTGTGGGACAGACCCTGAGTCAGGGGACAGGTGCCCAGAGCTGGATGCCCACCCTTCAGGGCCCAGAGACCCCAACTCAGCAGTGGTGGTGACAGTGGGTGATGAGCTAGAGGCCCCAGAGCCCATCACCCGTGGACCCACCCCACAGCGGCCTGGTGCCAACCCCAACCCTGGCCAGTCGGTGAGCGTGGTGTGCCccatggaagaggaggaggaggctgccgTGGCTGAGAAGGAGCCCAAGAGCTACTGGAGCCGCCACTACATCGTGGAtctgctggctgtggtggtgccgGCCGTGCCCACGGTGGCCTGGCTTTGCCGCTCCCAGCGGCGCCAGGGCCAGCCCATCTACAACATCAGCTCCCTGCTGCGGGGCTGCTGCACTGTGGCCTTGCACTCCATCCGCAGGATCAGCTGCCGCTCGCTGAGCCAGCCGAGTCCCAGCCCAGCGGGCGGCGGCTCCCAGCTCTGA
- the SNPH gene encoding syntaphilin isoform 4 (isoform 4 is encoded by transcript variant 6) yields the protein MAMSLPGSRRTSAGSRSGGTLGRSGLAVFAQCPQLPASQNEHLPLLPASRRTSPPVSVRDAYGTSSLSSSSNSGSYKGSDSSPTPRRSMKYTLCSDNHGIKPPTPEQYLTPLQQKEVCIRHLKARLKDTQDRLQDRDTEIDDLKTQLSRMQEDWIEEECHRVEAQLALKEARKEIKQLKQVIDTVKNNLIDKDKGLQKYFVDINIQNKKLETLLHSMEVAQNGMAKEDGTGESAGGSPARSLTRSSTYTKLSDPAVCGDRQPGDPSSGSAEDGADSGFAAADDTLSRTDALEASSLLSSGVDCGTEETSLHSSFGLGPRFPASNTYEKLLCGMEAGVQASCMQERAIQTDFVQYQPDLDTILEKVTQAQVCGTDPESGDRCPELDAHPSGPRDPNSAVVVTVGDELEAPEPITRGPTPQRPGANPNPGQSVSVVCPMEEEEEAAVAEKEPKSYWSRHYIVDLLAVVVPAVPTVAWLCRSQRRQGQPIYNISSLLRGCCTVALHSIRRISCRSLSQPSPSPAGGGSQL from the exons ATGGCCATGTCCCTGCCAGGAAGTAGACGGACCTCTGCTGGATCACGCAG CGGGGGCACTTTGGGCCGCAGCGGCCTGGCAGTGTTCGCCCAGTGTCCGCAGCTGCCCGCCAGCCAGAACGAGCACCTGCctcttcttcctgcctccaggCGCACCTCTCCACCTGTGAGCGTGCGGGATGCCTACGGCACCTCTTcgctcagcagcagcagcaattcTGGCTCCTACAAGGGCAGTGACAGCAGTCCCACGCCAAG GCGCTCCATGAAATACACGCTGTGCAGTGACAACCATGGCATCAAGCCCCCGACCCCGGAGCAGTACCTGACCCCCCTGCAGCAGAAGGAGGTGTGCATCCGGCACCTGAAAGCCCGGCTGAAGGACACACAGGACCGGCTCCAGGACCG GGACACAGAGATTGATGACCTGAAGACGCAGCTGTCACGCATGCAGGAGGACTGGATTGAGGAGGAGTGCCACCGCGTGGAGGCCCAGCTGGCCCTGAAGGAGGCCCGAAAGGAGATCAAGCAGCTCAAGCAGGTCATCGACACTGTCAAGAACAACCTGATTGACAAGGACAAGGGGCTGCAGAAGTACTTCGTGGACATCAACATCCAGAACAAGAAGCTGGAGACGCTGCTGCACAGCATGGAGGTGGCCCAGAATGGCATGGCCAAGGAGGATGGCACTGGGGAGTCAGCCGGTGGGTCCCCTGCCCGCTCCCTCACCCGCAGCTCCACCTACACCAAGCTGAGTGACCCGGCTGTCTGTGGTGACCGCCAGCCGGGTGATCCCTCCAGCGGCTCTGCTGAGGATGGGGCAGACAGTGGCTTTGCAGCAGCCGATGACACACTGAGCCGGACGGACGCGCTGGAAGCCAGCAGCCTGCTGTCGTCGGGGGTGGACTGTGGCACCGAGGAGACCTCGCTGCACAGCTCCTTCGGCCTGGGCCCCCGCTTCCCTGCCAGCAACACCTATGAGAAGCTGCTGTGTGGCATGGAGGCTGGTGTGCAGGCCAGCTGCATGCAGGAGCGTGCCATCCAGACAGACTTCGTGCAGTACCAGCCTGACCTTGACACCATCCTGGAGAAAGTGACCCAGGCCCAGGTCTGTGGGACAGACCCTGAGTCAGGGGACAGGTGCCCAGAGCTGGATGCCCACCCTTCAGGGCCCAGAGACCCCAACTCAGCAGTGGTGGTGACAGTGGGTGATGAGCTAGAGGCCCCAGAGCCCATCACCCGTGGACCCACCCCACAGCGGCCTGGTGCCAACCCCAACCCTGGCCAGTCGGTGAGCGTGGTGTGCCccatggaagaggaggaggaggctgccgTGGCTGAGAAGGAGCCCAAGAGCTACTGGAGCCGCCACTACATCGTGGAtctgctggctgtggtggtgccgGCCGTGCCCACGGTGGCCTGGCTTTGCCGCTCCCAGCGGCGCCAGGGCCAGCCCATCTACAACATCAGCTCCCTGCTGCGGGGCTGCTGCACTGTGGCCTTGCACTCCATCCGCAGGATCAGCTGCCGCTCGCTGAGCCAGCCGAGTCCCAGCCCAGCGGGCGGCGGCTCCCAGCTCTGA
- the SNPH gene encoding syntaphilin isoform 5 (isoform 5 is encoded by transcript variant 10) produces MAMSLPGSRRTSAGSRRRTSPPVSVRDAYGTSSLSSSSNSGSYKGSDSSPTPRRSMKYTLCSDNHGIKPPTPEQYLTPLQQKEVCIRHLKARLKDTQDRLQDRDTEIDDLKTQLSRMQEDWIEEECHRVEAQLALKEARKEIKQLKQVIDTVKNNLIDKDKGLQKYFVDINIQNKKLETLLHSMEVAQNGMAKEDGTGESAGGSPARSLTRSSTYTKLSDPAVCGDRQPGDPSSGSAEDGADSGFAAADDTLSRTDALEASSLLSSGVDCGTEETSLHSSFGLGPRFPASNTYEKLLCGMEAGVQASCMQERAIQTDFVQYQPDLDTILEKVTQAQVCGTDPESGDRCPELDAHPSGPRDPNSAVVVTVGDELEAPEPITRGPTPQRPGANPNPGQSVSVVCPMEEEEEAAVAEKEPKSYWSRHYIVDLLAVVVPAVPTVAWLCRSQRRQGQPIYNISSLLRGCCTVALHSIRRISCRSLSQPSPSPAGGGSQL; encoded by the exons ATGGCCATGTCCCTGCCAGGAAGTAGACGGACCTCTGCTGGATCACGCAG gCGCACCTCTCCACCTGTGAGCGTGCGGGATGCCTACGGCACCTCTTcgctcagcagcagcagcaattcTGGCTCCTACAAGGGCAGTGACAGCAGTCCCACGCCAAG GCGCTCCATGAAATACACGCTGTGCAGTGACAACCATGGCATCAAGCCCCCGACCCCGGAGCAGTACCTGACCCCCCTGCAGCAGAAGGAGGTGTGCATCCGGCACCTGAAAGCCCGGCTGAAGGACACACAGGACCGGCTCCAGGACCG GGACACAGAGATTGATGACCTGAAGACGCAGCTGTCACGCATGCAGGAGGACTGGATTGAGGAGGAGTGCCACCGCGTGGAGGCCCAGCTGGCCCTGAAGGAGGCCCGAAAGGAGATCAAGCAGCTCAAGCAGGTCATCGACACTGTCAAGAACAACCTGATTGACAAGGACAAGGGGCTGCAGAAGTACTTCGTGGACATCAACATCCAGAACAAGAAGCTGGAGACGCTGCTGCACAGCATGGAGGTGGCCCAGAATGGCATGGCCAAGGAGGATGGCACTGGGGAGTCAGCCGGTGGGTCCCCTGCCCGCTCCCTCACCCGCAGCTCCACCTACACCAAGCTGAGTGACCCGGCTGTCTGTGGTGACCGCCAGCCGGGTGATCCCTCCAGCGGCTCTGCTGAGGATGGGGCAGACAGTGGCTTTGCAGCAGCCGATGACACACTGAGCCGGACGGACGCGCTGGAAGCCAGCAGCCTGCTGTCGTCGGGGGTGGACTGTGGCACCGAGGAGACCTCGCTGCACAGCTCCTTCGGCCTGGGCCCCCGCTTCCCTGCCAGCAACACCTATGAGAAGCTGCTGTGTGGCATGGAGGCTGGTGTGCAGGCCAGCTGCATGCAGGAGCGTGCCATCCAGACAGACTTCGTGCAGTACCAGCCTGACCTTGACACCATCCTGGAGAAAGTGACCCAGGCCCAGGTCTGTGGGACAGACCCTGAGTCAGGGGACAGGTGCCCAGAGCTGGATGCCCACCCTTCAGGGCCCAGAGACCCCAACTCAGCAGTGGTGGTGACAGTGGGTGATGAGCTAGAGGCCCCAGAGCCCATCACCCGTGGACCCACCCCACAGCGGCCTGGTGCCAACCCCAACCCTGGCCAGTCGGTGAGCGTGGTGTGCCccatggaagaggaggaggaggctgccgTGGCTGAGAAGGAGCCCAAGAGCTACTGGAGCCGCCACTACATCGTGGAtctgctggctgtggtggtgccgGCCGTGCCCACGGTGGCCTGGCTTTGCCGCTCCCAGCGGCGCCAGGGCCAGCCCATCTACAACATCAGCTCCCTGCTGCGGGGCTGCTGCACTGTGGCCTTGCACTCCATCCGCAGGATCAGCTGCCGCTCGCTGAGCCAGCCGAGTCCCAGCCCAGCGGGCGGCGGCTCCCAGCTCTGA